From the Streptomyces nigrescens genome, one window contains:
- a CDS encoding glutamate ABC transporter substrate-binding protein — protein MRARGLVNLRAVLAPVAAGMCVMAAAAAVLVPSLGGGAGEDGPGRGGAAAPAVTHRAYGPGAGRPAVAKCTARNAAESLRPSPDDGAAVSRIKEKGQLVVGVDQNTYRWGYRNPATGELEGFDIELARAVAEDILGPRPKVVFKAVPTSQRIPALQRRTVDLVVRTMTINCARKEQVAFSTAYFQAGQQVLAPKASKVTAFDDSLRGKRVCTAAGSTGESELSARRHGAKVLTVPNQLDCLVRLQLGEADAVVTDNALAAAQAAQDPAVELKGKPFTDEPYGVAMNKGDTDLVRRVNKVLDDYRGDGGADSRWMRAYRTWLEDDLPGISGPPSPEYSD, from the coding sequence ATGCGCGCGCGAGGGCTGGTGAATCTGCGTGCCGTTCTGGCGCCGGTCGCGGCGGGGATGTGTGTGATGGCGGCGGCCGCGGCGGTGCTGGTGCCGTCGCTGGGCGGTGGCGCCGGGGAGGACGGGCCCGGTCGTGGTGGTGCGGCCGCGCCGGCGGTGACGCACCGGGCGTACGGGCCGGGGGCCGGGCGGCCGGCCGTCGCGAAGTGCACGGCGCGGAACGCCGCGGAGAGTCTGCGGCCGTCGCCGGACGACGGTGCGGCGGTGTCACGGATCAAGGAGAAGGGCCAGTTGGTCGTCGGGGTCGACCAGAACACCTACCGGTGGGGGTACCGCAATCCGGCGACCGGCGAGCTGGAGGGCTTCGACATCGAGCTGGCGCGGGCGGTCGCCGAGGACATCCTGGGGCCGCGCCCCAAGGTGGTCTTCAAGGCGGTGCCGACCAGTCAGCGGATTCCGGCGCTGCAGCGGCGCACGGTCGACCTGGTGGTGCGGACGATGACGATCAACTGTGCGCGGAAGGAACAGGTGGCGTTCTCCACGGCGTATTTCCAGGCGGGGCAGCAGGTGCTGGCCCCGAAGGCGTCGAAGGTCACGGCGTTCGACGATTCGCTGCGCGGCAAGCGGGTGTGCACGGCGGCGGGTTCGACGGGTGAGAGCGAGCTGTCGGCGCGGCGGCACGGCGCGAAGGTGCTGACGGTGCCCAATCAACTCGACTGTCTGGTGCGGCTGCAGCTGGGTGAGGCGGATGCGGTGGTCACGGACAATGCGCTGGCCGCGGCGCAGGCGGCGCAGGATCCGGCGGTGGAGCTGAAGGGCAAGCCGTTCACGGACGAGCCGTACGGCGTGGCGATGAACAAGGGCGACACGGATCTGGTGCGGCGGGTCAACAAGGTCCTGGACGACTACCGGGGCGACGGGGGCGCGGACAGCCGCTGGATGCGGGCGTACCGCACCTGGCTGGAGGACGACCTGCCGGGCATATCGGGGCCGCCGTCGCCGGAGTACAGCGACTGA
- a CDS encoding serine/threonine-protein kinase, translating to MTEQADERCQRRDCAGSYEDVGGGERYCDLCGLAPVVSPGGLLSSPPTGLTGRASAGVTAAREAAGALLTVPSPAPGSGGSAPSGPGSGGSGPSGRSSPSRRSVSGRLSRAGSGGVRTRGVPAVSVHGSGSGASSGPSRGRLGAGLVAVPEVPRPDPRTAVLEHPEVPERKRFCSRADCGAPVGRARGEQPDRTEGFCTKCGHPYSFVPKLRPGDMVHGQYEVVGCLAHGGLGWIYLATDHAVSDRWVVLKGLLDTGDEEALAVAVSERRFLAEIEHANIVRIYNFVEHLDRTTGSLDGYIVMEYVGGKSLKDLANDRRTPQGRRDPLPVEQACAYGIEALEALGHLHSRGYLYCDFKVDNAIQQHDQLKLIDMGAVRRMDDHVSPIYGTIGYQAPEIAAVGPSVSSDLYTVARTLAVLTFDFQGYTNIFADSLPDPDNIEVFRTYESFYRLLVRATDPDRARRFASAEEMAEQLTGVLREVVALQSGEPRPALSTLFGPELRVTDTELMPPVDGDSSLLGARGAVPARAAERVSGGPLLRPLDVAGAALALPVPRVDPGDPNAGLLAGLPAAGPAELLGALRSAPADSLELRLRELRARLEAGDGAAAREVLEAIAAEPAGPWPAAGRGGGEPATWGADWRVVWHRGLVSLTADDRESAALAFDAVYDAFPGEPAPKLALGICAELLGQWDNAMEYYRLVWATDRSYVGAAFGLARVRLATGDRGGAVEVLESVPESSIHYIAARSAAVRARLRERPPRDPLLADLRAAAEQVEALADFGLDTERREQLATEVLGSALDWVLSGSHGAGPDGAAPASERPALLGSPLDERGLRFGLEQSYRLLARLAQRGEKRIELVERANRFRPRTWV from the coding sequence GTGACGGAGCAGGCCGACGAGCGCTGCCAGCGGCGGGACTGTGCGGGCAGTTACGAGGATGTCGGCGGCGGTGAGCGGTACTGCGACCTGTGCGGTCTGGCGCCGGTGGTCTCACCGGGCGGTCTGCTGTCGTCGCCGCCCACGGGCCTGACGGGCCGGGCTTCGGCGGGCGTGACGGCCGCGCGGGAGGCAGCCGGGGCGCTGCTGACAGTGCCCTCCCCCGCCCCGGGTTCGGGCGGCAGCGCGCCGTCCGGTCCCGGTTCCGGCGGCAGCGGGCCGTCGGGCCGTTCGTCGCCGTCGCGGCGGTCGGTGTCCGGGCGGCTCTCGCGCGCGGGCTCCGGCGGGGTCCGGACGCGCGGGGTGCCGGCGGTGTCGGTGCACGGCTCGGGCAGCGGTGCGTCCTCCGGGCCGTCGCGCGGGCGGCTGGGCGCGGGGCTGGTGGCGGTGCCGGAGGTGCCGCGGCCCGATCCGCGGACGGCGGTGCTGGAGCATCCGGAGGTCCCGGAGCGCAAGCGGTTCTGCAGCCGTGCGGACTGCGGGGCGCCGGTGGGCCGGGCGCGTGGTGAACAGCCGGACCGTACGGAAGGGTTCTGCACCAAGTGCGGCCATCCGTACAGCTTCGTTCCCAAGCTGCGGCCCGGTGACATGGTGCACGGCCAGTACGAGGTCGTGGGGTGTCTGGCGCACGGCGGGCTCGGCTGGATCTATCTGGCGACCGACCATGCGGTCTCCGACCGGTGGGTGGTGCTCAAGGGGCTGCTGGACACCGGCGACGAGGAGGCGCTGGCGGTGGCGGTGTCCGAGCGGCGCTTCCTCGCCGAGATCGAGCACGCCAACATCGTGCGGATCTACAACTTCGTGGAGCATCTCGACCGGACGACGGGCAGCCTCGACGGCTACATCGTCATGGAGTACGTCGGCGGCAAGTCCCTCAAGGACCTCGCCAACGACCGGCGCACCCCGCAGGGCCGGCGCGATCCGCTGCCCGTCGAGCAGGCCTGCGCGTACGGCATCGAGGCGCTGGAGGCGCTCGGCCATCTGCACAGCCGCGGCTACCTCTACTGCGATTTCAAGGTCGACAACGCCATCCAGCAGCACGACCAGCTCAAGCTGATCGACATGGGCGCGGTGCGCCGGATGGACGACCATGTGAGCCCGATCTACGGCACGATCGGCTACCAGGCGCCCGAGATCGCCGCTGTGGGCCCGTCGGTCTCCTCCGACCTCTACACGGTCGCGCGCACCCTCGCCGTCCTCACCTTCGACTTCCAGGGCTATACGAACATCTTCGCGGACTCGCTGCCCGATCCGGACAACATCGAGGTGTTCCGCACCTACGAGTCGTTCTACCGGCTGCTGGTGCGGGCCACGGACCCGGACCGGGCGCGCCGGTTCGCCTCCGCGGAGGAGATGGCCGAGCAGCTGACGGGGGTGCTGCGGGAGGTGGTGGCGCTCCAGTCGGGGGAGCCGCGGCCCGCGCTGTCGACCCTCTTCGGGCCCGAACTCCGGGTGACCGACACGGAGTTGATGCCGCCGGTGGACGGCGACAGTTCGCTGCTGGGCGCGCGGGGGGCGGTCCCGGCCCGCGCGGCGGAGCGCGTGTCCGGCGGTCCGCTGCTGCGCCCCCTGGACGTCGCGGGCGCCGCCCTCGCGCTGCCGGTGCCGCGGGTGGACCCGGGTGACCCCAACGCCGGGCTGCTGGCCGGGCTGCCGGCCGCCGGGCCCGCGGAGTTGCTGGGTGCGCTGCGCTCCGCGCCCGCCGACTCCCTGGAGCTCCGGCTGCGGGAGCTGCGCGCCCGTCTGGAGGCGGGGGACGGCGCGGCGGCACGGGAGGTGCTGGAGGCGATCGCGGCGGAGCCCGCCGGGCCGTGGCCCGCCGCGGGTCGGGGCGGCGGCGAACCCGCCACGTGGGGCGCGGACTGGCGGGTGGTGTGGCATCGCGGTCTGGTGTCGCTGACGGCCGACGACCGCGAGAGCGCCGCGCTGGCCTTCGACGCGGTCTACGACGCCTTCCCCGGTGAACCGGCGCCGAAGCTGGCGCTGGGCATCTGCGCGGAGCTGCTGGGCCAGTGGGACAACGCGATGGAGTACTACCGCCTGGTGTGGGCGACCGACCGCAGCTATGTCGGCGCCGCGTTCGGGCTGGCCCGGGTGCGGCTGGCGACGGGCGACCGCGGTGGCGCGGTCGAGGTGCTGGAGTCCGTGCCGGAGTCGTCCATCCACTACATCGCGGCGCGGAGCGCGGCGGTCCGCGCCCGGCTGCGGGAGCGGCCGCCCCGCGATCCGCTGCTGGCGGATCTGCGGGCGGCCGCCGAACAGGTCGAGGCGCTCGCGGACTTCGGTCTGGACACCGAGCGCCGGGAACAACTCGCCACCGAGGTACTGGGCAGCGCCCTGGACTGGGTACTCTCCGGTAGCCACGGTGCCGGGCCGGACGGCGCAGCGCCCGCTTCCGAGCGGCCGGCGCTGCTCGGAAGCCCGCTGGACGAGCGCGGTCTGCGCTTCGGGCTGGAGCAGTCGTACCGTCTGCTGGCGCGGCTGGCACAGCGTGGTGAGAAAAGGATCGAACTGGTGGAACGGGCCAACCGCTTCCGCCCCAGGACGTGGGTGTGA